AGGACGGCCTGCTCAATGCTGCAATGCGGCAGATCCTGCGCGAACTGAAGGACGCGGTCGCCCGCTACCGCGCCGACGCAAGCGACGATCCGCGCGAGCAGCTGCGCGCCATCGTCGACGGCAACTTCGACGACAGCCAGATCAACGGCACTGCGATGCGCGTCTGGCTCACCTTCTGGGCCGCCAGCATGCACCAGCCGGAACTGGCCCGGCTGCAGCGCGCCAACGACCAGCGCCTGTTCTCCAACCTGTGCCACCAGTTCAACCGCCTGCTGCCCCACCCGCAGGCCCGCCTGGCCGCCCGTGGCCTGGCCGCGATGATCGACGGCCTGTGGCTGCGCGGCAGCCTGGTCGGCGGCCAGTTCAACGCCGAGAAGTCCCGGCGCATCGCTTACGGCTATATCGACTTCCAGTTGCAGGCTGGCGCGCTATAAGCGCTTCAGCACCCGCCCCCTTCCAAGGAGTACGCCCCATGACCACCCTGCCCGTCCAACAGCTCTACATCCACGGCCAGCGCGTCGACGCCACCAGCGGCAAGACCTTCAAGACCGTCAACCCGGCCACCGGTGAAGTGATCGCCGAGGTGCAGGTCGCCAGCCAGGCCGACGTCGAGCGCGCCGTGCAGAGCGCGGCCGAAGGCCAGAAGGTGTGGGCCGCGATGACCGCGATGGAGCGTTCGCGCATCCTGCGCCGCGCCGTTGAGATCCTGCGCGAGCGCAACGACGAGCTGGCCCACCTGGAAACCCTGGATACCGGCAAGGCACTGGCCGAGACCACCACCGTGGACATCGTCACCGGTGCCGACGTGGTCGAGTACTACGCCGGCCTGGCCACCGCCATCGAAGGCATCCAGCTGCCGCTGCGCGAATCGAGCTTCTTCTACACCCGCCGTGAGCCGCTGGGCGTGGTAGCCGGCATCGGCGCCTGGAATTACCCGATCCAGATCGCCATGTGGAAGTCGGCCCCGGCGCTGGCCGCCGGCAACGCGATGGTGTTCAAGCCGTCCGAAGTGACCCCGCTCACAGCAATCAAGCTGGCCGAGATCTACACCGAAGCCGGCGTGCCGGCCGGCGTGTTCAACGTGGTGCAGGGCCCGGGCCGC
This genomic window from Stenotrophomonas maltophilia contains:
- the betI gene encoding transcriptional regulator BetI produces the protein MPKKGVEPVRREQLIRATFQTIDEIGMADATVATIAKKAGLSSGIVAHYFGDKDGLLNAAMRQILRELKDAVARYRADASDDPREQLRAIVDGNFDDSQINGTAMRVWLTFWAASMHQPELARLQRANDQRLFSNLCHQFNRLLPHPQARLAARGLAAMIDGLWLRGSLVGGQFNAEKSRRIAYGYIDFQLQAGAL